The Leptodactylus fuscus isolate aLepFus1 chromosome 5, aLepFus1.hap2, whole genome shotgun sequence genome segment TAACTCCAGTGGCCCCAAGCATTGGCACTGAAGCCACCTCTGTATTGGCACTTGCTACAATTTGCTATCAAGGGCAGCAATACTACAGGGATAGTCAGTATAATGAGTAATACTCGTGTGTCAAATTTCCAACTGAAATAATCATCTGCAGAATGAAACTTCTTGACTTTGTGTTTGTCTGTTTTGTAATGTGATCACTCTTTTGACTAATATTTGCTTCTCGACCATCTTGAGAAGTTGAGTGTGGCTTATTACATGTAAAACATTAAATCTCTGCTATAAGCCAAGAGCAAGGGTCATACTACGGGGATCTTTACAACCTAGATCCATAATGTGACAGTGTATGTGGGtccttgttttgtttattttaatcAATCAAGCTGCAGGcgaagctttttttttaattttttttataaagtttatTGTGGATTGAATGAATATAAAATGGTGTACATTACTATTAGCAAGTGTTCTCCATGCAGGGGGCTactggacaaaaaatcctactgATTTGTATGTCTTCATATTAAATGtagttttaagaatttttgaaattttagaGAAATGtacctaaaaaaacaaacaaaaacaaacaccccCAAAAACCATGCCACAGAATGCACTTAAAAACAGCGGAGAAAAGAAATCCTACAAGGAGGACCTTTCTGTCCGCTGTTTCAGTATTTGTTAGAAatctggcagacctcattatagtctatggggtccaggggtTTCTGCTGGTAGCAGCTTTTTAAGCAGTCGGTATCTCTATCGGAAAGACGgagacccaaacactagtgtgaacatggCTTCAGCCTGACATCTGCCCATTTTGTTagtgttttctttgcagcaattaTCGCCTTTAAATCCcatacaggattacaatagaagataacaccttcaTAGATAACATAACTAAGCCATCATTGCTTCCACAACTGACATCTACTCCATCCCTGAACCGTGCATGTCAAGAAAACTCCTGCTTATGGTCAGCTATACTTCCAGAAGGAATACTTCTACATTGCAGTGTTCTTAATCTAGGCATGAATGTATCAGTGTAGACTCTGAGCACAAGCCATTATGAAAGGTTGTTACTTTTCAATAAGATATGCCACCATTTGATTAGTATCAGTATGATTTTGACTTCTGGGAGTTTGAAGGGGCTGCAGAGCTGTGTTCCCCTCAATGGTTTCAGTACAAGTAACAGAAGATGTAGAGTACTGGGAAACATGGTTGACATTGACCTTGGCATTTTCATAATGCCTTCAGAAACACATGTTCTGACTCATTCCATTTTTGTCCAGCACACCTTTGATCCAATAAAAACAGAGCGTTTATATGAGGTGATAAAAACAATGTACACACAGAAACAGTGATACATTTCGGGCAGATACTGCCCTTAGTATAGCATCATTGTTTCACTTTCTGCCGCCACTTCCTTGCACACCGAGCTCATCCTGCTTGGTTAAGACAACTGCTGCACATGGTGAGCTGGATAGGATTGGAGGCTCTATAGGTATTATAATCCAACAGTATGCATTTTTAAAGTTGTCCTTTGCTGTAAGCTATTTTtaggtcttaaagaggacctttcaccattttgcccacaggcagttctatatactgccggaaagctgacagtgcgctgagttcagcgcactgtcagctttcccgatctgggcccggtgtgaagtgctgacggtcccggtaccgtagctcttctatggtcagaagggcgtttctgacagttagccagagacgtccttcttcacagcacagccaatcgcactgtgctgtgagagccgggaggaacgccccctccctctgctcgcagtactcgtccatagacgagtattatcagggagggaggggggagttcctcccggctctcacagcacagcgcgattggctgtgctgtgaagaaggacgtctctggctaactgtcagaaacgcccttctgaccatagaagagctacggtaccggatcgtaagctcttcacactgggcccacatcgggaaagccgacagtgcgctgaactcagcgcactgtcagctttccggcagtatatagaactgcctgtgtgcaaaatggtgaaaagtcctctttaaagaagacttttcagaACCTCAAATAAGCTCTTTACATCAACCACTAGACACTTGTGCACTAATTCTGGtacggttggaattttttctctagcccccaccattcccaaataatcaatgctgttagtttttgtgcctgttatgctatttaggctctgtagtgTTAGTAGGGTGACAGGGGCAGGCAAGGAGTGTAGAACTGCCCCTGCTTGTTTTTTGGGAACactgggggctagagaaacaattccaactgcactggaatcaacgGAGCTGCGCCTATTTACAGATGATAAGAACTTAATATCTTaatatcttatggtagagttggaagggacctcaagggccatcgggtccaaccccctgcgagtgcaggttttcctaaatcatcccagctatatgtttatccagattccgcttgaagttttcaattgatggagcgcccaccacctcccgtggcagcctattccactctctcactaccctcactgtcagaaagtttttcctaatttctaatctgtatctctttccctttagtttcatcccattgcttcttgtacttccttgtgctaatgagaatagggtagatccctctgcactgtgactacctttcagatatttgtagactgctattaaatctcccctcagccttctcttctgcaaactaaacaatcccagttcttttagccgctcctcataggacatggtttgcagaccttccaccattttggttgctcttctctggacttgctccaatatatcgatgtttttcttgaattgaggcgcccagaactgtacacagtattccaggtgtggtctgaccagggaagagtacagcggaataatgacctctcttgatctagattcaatgcttgtcttactacatcccagaattttattagccttttttgcagcagcaccgcactgttggctcatgttgaatttgtgatctactattatgcccaagtccttttcccctatgctatcacttagttctattcctcccatactatatatgttttttacatttctgttacccagatgtagaactttgcatttgtccctgttaaataccattttgttcgcctcagcccattgttccagtgtgtctaagtccttttgaatacactctctctcctctctagtgttggctattcctcctatcttcgtatcatctgcaaattttatgagttccccaataattccatcgtccagatcatttataaagatattaaaaagtactgggcccagaacagagccctgcggcaccccgcttttgactttcttccagttcgatgtgtagccatttagtattactcgttgtgcccgatcattaagccagttgtgaatccacctaactgattttttgtcaaagccatacttaatcattttttcaataagaaggttatgtgatactttatcaaatgccttactgaagtcaagatatactatgtccacggcattcccttggtccaaccattcagtgattttgttgtagaaggaaatcaggttagtctgacaagatttattggtcataaagccgtgctggctctggttaatgccttcccatccaggtaccgaagtaaatgttccttgacaatttgctcaaagatttttcctgctatcgaggtcagacttaccggcctgtaatttcctggatcgtcccttgtcccctttttgtagatggggacatttacccttttccaatctaaagggaccacacctgtttcccatgacttaccgaagattatagcaaggggttctgttatttcctctgctatctctttcaggactctagggtgtaaatcatctggtcctggggacttggtttcctgtaacttggctaagtgctctcttaccagacctttgcttatagtcagcttggagtcctccttcccctcatctccatcaccattaatgtcgatatttccattagtttcttgggagaagacggatacaaaatatgaatttagtagctccacctgctgttccaccatgttaactgtttctcctttgtcattcttcaggactccaatggtctccttcacttttcttttgctattaacatatccccaaaatccttttaccttactctttgcctcttttgcaagcttcaattcgtgttcagccttagctcctttgatgcttgtcttgcagagtctgcagactgctgtgtactcttccttaggtatagttcccatcttccactttttgtatgtttcctttttcctttttagcaggttatgtaattttttggtcatccatcctgatatttttaggtgcttcccatttttcttccttctaggtattgttagttcctgtgctttaatgatttccctatggaacatttcccacccttcatgtgcatttttgtgcttaagaattttgcaccatggaattctgctaacccttgccttcaggctcttgaagtctgccctgctaaagtcgagccttgaagtctgtgtcttctcaggtcttcttcttgcaaccccaaactcaagtatagcatgatcgctgaatcccagtgtccctgctacccgtagtcccttaaccatgtgctctttgttggtgaggactaggtccaaaatggatgttcctctcgtgttttcttctactagctgggtaatgaagttgtctgctagagaggataaaaatttgatggaggtagtaaaaaaatcttctttattctagattcacacctgcgcctggattCCATTTTCAAGCGGACCCAACTAACGGAaacacaaacgcagatgtgaacctagtgtgagAAAGCTTAACAGGCAAGCATTGTAGTATGCTGCCAGGAGTAGCAACGTTCATAAAGACCACCTTGGGTTGGCCGGCTGGGGCTGGTTTTACTGTAGCTTTCTGACCTGCTTGACCAAAGAGATGAACCAAATGGTATGTAGCTTCACCAACACATCTGCAAACCCGGTACTTCTTACAGAAAGAGGGGTGAACAGTCAAGAAGCTGGGTAGCCCTGCTTTCTGTAATATGGTTCATATTGGTTTGCCTAGTGCAAAGCTTGACTCTTTCCGTCACCCCATAAGCATTACATCGGATATAAGATGTGTGTAAAGCCATCACTTTATTCTAGTTCCTCCATTCTAGCGATCAGTGTAAGTCCCAGCAATGACActttttctgtatttatttacACCATTTTTAATAAGTTTGAATGGGTGGCTATGAAGTCCTTCTAGTTTGTCTAAGTAGGGACATCTTTAGGAATGCCTTGAATGACAGCAATGTGGCCAACTAATGTGACTGCAGCAACTTCTctattaaaggaattttctaggcaaataatattgatcacctatcttCTTTCTGGAGCGTAATGTCTTAGAAAACTATGTTGTACAAATGTccattattctatctatctatagatcgcACCGTTGCTGACGGGAATACATCCTATTGGCCATAAGAATGGTGATTTGCAATTGTTAGTGAATCTTTGTATTTCCAGGATGAGTAATAGAGGGCtggcacaatgcagagttcttAGTAAAGAGGTCACATATTAGATAGTTTGTAGAGAATACAAGAATTTCCTAAAACAAACATGTCCTGGTAGCTGACGGGTTCTATGACCGTGGATGTATGCAGCCGTCTCTTGTCACATGACTTGATGTTGCAACATAGAAGTGTCAGCCTGGCTTTATCCATATTCACTAGTAAGTTTGAATCATGTGTATCAATGTTTGAAAGCAACCAATCCGATCCTAGCTTTCATTTTATTGTGTTAAAAATGAAAGTAGTGATCTGATTGGTTTCTCTAGGCAACGCTGTGGCTGCCCTGTGTGAGCCTGGCCTTGTTGCCTACTCTGTATTTCAGGTAGTACAGCGGTTGGCTAATAGGATGTTGGCCTCTCCTTGTGGAAGTTAATAAGGATTTCTCCAATAGATAGCCCTTTTCCTTCTCTTATTAGTCAGAAGATAGCTATGGCGGACATGGCCTAGCCACCTgtcattaatatgagaggtcGCCATGTAATATGGCCAACATAAACTTCCCTTGGCCATATCAACTGGGCCCAAAATGCCCGGCATTCATGGTTTACTAGtctagctttatttatttttttgtaaataaaggaGAGGGATATTTTTTTGATCAGGGTAGGCAACTTTTGGCTCTCCGGCTGTTGTggaactacatttcccagcatgCCAACTTGCTCTGCTTTTCCTGTAActgtggaagtgaatggagaattctgggagttgtagtcccagaGCAGTTGGCATGCCAAAAGTTGCTGATCCCACCATGCTTAATAAAGACACCAACTGGGGGAGAATTATAAAAGCTGTCCATAGCAgccagtcaatgggaagctttcaTTTATTATAGGGCCCTGGTAAAATGAATGccatgctgtgattggttgctattggcaATACAGTCCATTAATCTATGAGACTATTTTTTTCATAAACGTGCCCCCTTCTTTATGCTTTTTGCATTGTGTGCAACAAAGAAAGGTGACAGATGCTGTGTAAAGGATGGCTAAGAAAGTGTCATGTAAAAAGTCTATTGTATCAGGAGCTATTTGGCCAGTTGTTACAGAAACAAGACCACTTCTGCGTGTAGGCCATGTTGTGATTAGTCCTTAGTCCTATAaggacacggaggaaaatggtcaggaatttggtgtggaatttcagcactgaaaaaaaaatctcccattgacttcaatgggttcctttttctgctagcatactTAAAGAAGCCCCTTAAAGCAGCACTGGGAGTCATGGAAACAGTGTGAGgggtattcacatggagtaaagtggcgctgattctgccacgataactcgcggcagaatcagcgctgataaaaagactcccattgttttccacgcggaacacattgaagtcaatgggagtctttttatcagcactgattctgtcGCGAGTTATCGTAGCAGAATCAGCGCCCCCTCACACTTTTCCCATGACTCCATAGTATGTTAGGTGCGATGTTTCCGTAACGGTAAACTTACAGCAGTGGTGTAGCTCGGCTGTTCTACGCTTTTTCTGTAGTTTCCATGCTCCTTTTGGGAAGTTACATGAACAGAATAAAGTATCAGATGTTGTTCTCCTCTTGAAAGCAATTTGCTAAgattggaataaccctttaaattgTGCAGTTTtgtgtccgtcacatgaccaggatAGATATTTGTCCCTTTGAAGCAAACAATGAAGGTTCTTATTGAATGACAGCATTGTATAAAGAATAACATTTTCTTGGTAAAACTAGAATAACCCTCTAAGCTGACTGCTCACTTATCACTCCTATTTTATGGCGCCTTACTCTGATGTTTGTCACTACGAGAAAGTAGGATCTTTGTTCCTCCTACTGGTGTTACTAGCTGCTTACCTCGCAGCCGTGACTGgaatatacatgcatgctcagatATGTGTGTATGAGGACTATCATTACATTTCAGAATACCCTACAGAATGGATGGACACCGCACTTGTTAGGCTGATCTGTTAGTAGTAGTTCATCGTAGATCGCTTCCCAACTACTGCAGGGTAACAGTTTATAGGAATTCTCCAAGaactaaaagggttttctgagctTCTTATTATTTAGCTTCCTTATTCATGAATAGGCCTTCGCAATATAATGCTTAAAAACAATGCCTCCTATTTTTATAGCAATATGTTACATGCCTTCATATTCTTTGGCAATAAGAAATCCCAGGTAGTCCCTTTTGAAGGGATCTGAAATATTTGTATaggacatgtactgtatgtagatatgccataaatatgccTTTAAAGGTCAGAGAATCCCGCTAAATTTATAGTAATTTGCAACTTCACTTGCGTGAAGTCTTCACTTGACTTCACAGCCGTTCATGTATGTTTTAGGTCACTTGCACATGACATTGCTTTcggtcagtatttgtaagccagatTCGGGAGTGGAGAAGAAACAGGCTGATATTGGTTTCTTATATGTTTGTACATATGTTGTTGCAGAGATTGTGTTCCTTACGTAAAGCTCTGTGTTGTCATTCGTGCCTATAGATTTTGCGTTTACACTAACAAAATTTGTCATGCTGGCAGTGACAAATGTGCTATGCCTAAAATGTCTTATTCATAACTTCTAAATGTGTCAGGAGCCTGAAAGGTTGGGTAAGAAAGAGGAAAGGTTTTGCAAAAGCTGTTTGACTGTGTTACAAAAGTGACTTGGTTTCATGAATACTGCTTGTCTAGTTACAGTATGTTAGTGTTCTAGGGAAAATAGGACCTGCACAGTGTATGGCAGGGCTTAGCAGCACCTCCGCTGATCAGCTACTTGAGGATGGGACTAGAGTGCTCATCCAAGTGCTGCAAGTCTAAGAAACCAAGTACACATTTGACATCAGTGCTGGTGGTGGGGGTGGGTAAGCATACTTCACATGTGTGATGGCTGCTTATATCTTCTATAGGCTGCTGTCTGCCATCACTAAAAACAGATTGCAACAATGAATTGAGCAGTTTAGGAGGTGGGAAGAGGGCCGAAGTCTGaggagtggagaaagaagcatatttctgtaataagatatattgcagaGTTTCGATTTTTGTTCAGAAACCAATAATACCTTAGTTACTTTTTACAGGGGTGGGCTGCTTTACAATGAGTTATGAGTGCCTTTCTATAATAGCATTATGTCACTTGCTAGCTGGGTTGTGGACTTGGTAGCCCAGATCATTGACTCCAACTCTCTATTTTTCCACTTCATGAATGGCTGACATCCATTGTCAGTTAGCAGTAAAAATCCTCTAATCCATCAAAAAGCCAGTATTTGAATTCCTATAATTTTTAATTCatgctatattaaaaaaaagtaattaatcattttattttgaagccagagttgATGATTCTTTTCCGAGTCCATCCAAACTGGTCTTGGTCCTGCatcagactccacagccctgcttgcTAGAAGATGCTACTTGTACCTCTGCAGTGTTTGATTTCATAAGCAGCACCCCCTGCAGTTTTGCTGGCCCCATTTCTTCTGTACGGAGCTCATGTTCATAACAGGGCACCAGGTGGAGGCACATGTGACCACTATGTTATTCAGCCTCCACAGTGAGTTTGTATGGAATAGGGTGAGTGACGTAATGGTCACATTTCCATCCACCTGGTGAATGTTATGAACGGGGGCTTCGTACTGATGAGAGAGGGCTTatgatacagtatattaaaaaCACTGTAGATGTGCCAGAAGCCTCTACTGTTAATTGACATATTGAAAGGCACTTACATAAACTTCTtttaaagtggccaacccctttaagaatatatgACTGCACTCTAAAATGTATACCTTGTTCATTTTGTCCCCGTCTCTCAGGATCTGTACGTGAAACAGGCTCTGAAGTGCCTGCAAATCCCTCATCTTCTCTTGTGAATCGCTACCCTTCGATGTATGTATACTTTTCGTGATACTAAAAAAGAAAAGCTGGTTAGAAGGTCTTTGGAGAATAAAAACACACATTTAGGATTGGGTCTGGAAGAGCTTGACTTTGAAATGCCTCAGGTCAGTTTTTCTTTCTGTATATACTCGTAAGAAGTTTTAAAGCTCTTTAAGTACAATTAATTTGTCTTTGAGTCCATTAACTTGTTTATCCACTTCCTATATTTGCAAAACACAGTATAATCATAGCATTTTGTGAAAATTGCAGCAGAGACGTGATAAGAATGTGTAGTTacagtgttaaagaggacctgtcaccacctccagctctttgcatccttcaatacatGCAACCCCACTGGAGAAGATCCAAGCTGCCCACCTGACAGAGAGCCTAATGAGTATGTTGggtgctgaatagagatgagtgaacactattcgaaacagccgtttcgaatagcacgcttccatagaaatgaatggacgtttccattcatttttacgggagcgtgctattcgaaactgctgtttcgaatagtgtttactcatctctagtgctgaaacTATcatcaccaattgctcaggaacggtgggggctgtaGGAAAAATTCTAAGTGccgcagaatcagtggagcaaaggGGTGGagatggcgaaaggtcctctttaagagttttCCAGAAGAGCCAAAGGAACAAAGCATCCGAGCTCACCAGGACGTCTTCAAACCATGACCTTTATTAATGTAATTACTGCCATACACAACGTGTTTCAGGCCTCAGACGCCTGATATAGAACTCTTTAAAGTGAACATATAACATTTTGGTAGAATTGTGTGCAAGTCTCTTGTGCATTTACTCACTTGCTTGCTCTCCCTGTTGTGTGCTTGCTCATTTTTTCTTCCTCCTTGTCGTGCGCTTGCTCTCACGTTTGGCTTGCTTGTGTTATTGACCTTTTTATACTCTCTTTGTGTTGCTCTTATAGCCAAGTGTTAGTGGAATGGATCCTCCTTTTGGGGACGCTTTTCGCAGTCCAGCATTTGCTGAGCAGACTTTAATGAGCACAGAACTTCTGGCCAGCAGCTCAGACCCAGACTTCATGTATGAATTGGTAAGCTATAGTCCCTATAACAAGCTACTAAAGTTTGTTGGGTAAGAATGCCATAACAGATGACCAGTGCTAGGTGAAAGGTAGAATTGTACAGATGTATAGATTAAATGGAATGTCTTGCATAACAAAGTTACTAAAGTTGTAATGTACACAATTTTACCTAGACATCAACAATGAAACAATTTTTGTAATTCTGATGGCCGTCTATTAAATGTTTCAATATGGTTAGCGACCGCTGATGTTATTGGATAAGTTGAAGATGTATTCTCATAGGTCCGTTTCTTATATTTTCTTCTTAGGATCGAGAGTTGGGTTACCAGCAAAGCCCTACGGATAACTTTCTAATGCTGGAAGAATGCAAAGACCTTGAATCTTTGGACTCATTTGCTGACATCCTGGGAAGCAGTCCATCCCTAACATCTCACTGGGAGCAGTGGGACACTTATTGCGAGGATCTAACCAAGTATACAAAACTTACAAGTTATGATATATGGGGAACCAAGGAAGTGGATTATCTTGGCCTAGATGACTTTTCAAGTCCTTATCAAGATGAGGAGGTCATCAGTAAAACACCCACACTTGCACAGCTTAACAGTGAGGATTCCCAGTCGGTGGTTGACTCTCTTTGTTACCCAGAAGGCTTGCTAGGAGCCAAAGCTACATTTCTTCCAGGAAAGAAAATGTCTTCTGGAAGAGTTACTGCTCCAGTTAGCGCATCTAAGACTTCTTCACCTGACATGCCATCTGCTGATTGCTCCTTAAAGGCTGCCAAGGCAACTGCAAGTACACAAATGGCAGCAAAGACTAATATTTCTTGTGAGGAGAAGATCAATATTCATGTGGAATGCAAGGACTATGTAAAAAAGGCCAAGGTAAAGATCAGCACGGTACTTCCCACGCGACCAACAAGCACAGTGGTTGCGCTAGACGCAGCCAAAGAGAACACATGTTTTTGTGGAGCAATGGCCAAAAAGCAGGAAAGGACAATTGGTGAGACTTCATTAGGCCGGAAAAGCTGTGCCATCTTGCCTTTCAGAGAGACTCAAAAGCTATTTTGCCCACCTCAGAATGTGGTAACAATTGGTGCAGTGGAAGGGAATGTTACTGTAGCAGCTTCTGTGTCCGACCCCTCTCAAAAGAAAGAGGAGCACAACTATTCACTTTTTGTCTCAGAGGGACTTACAGAGTCGGTCAAGAGTGATGGACCacgggaagaggaagaagaggaagaggaggaggttgATTTGGACGAAGAAGATCATGATGAAGGTTTTGGTAGTGAGCATGAACTctctgaaaatgaagaggaagaggaggaagaagaagaggaagaagacttTGAGGATGATAAAGATGACATCAGTGACACTTTCTCTGAACCAGGTAATAGTCTGCATAAATACAAGTGAGATATTACAGTAAGCCTATAATATtgtatagcttaaaggggtattcccatgtcccttgctcaccagtcttagcTGCtctaaagacttctttcttcctggttttcgacgtcaattggtaggcggggtttcatatgcaaagccatactgtccaaCTACCTctagtttagctccgcccccaaattagtgtagccccgcccaccacgtAGCGTGATCCTAAGGGATGActtaagggcctgtgatgtcatcaaaggtcctataacacttggattagagccggctaaatcctagtgggctaagggaccaggtccttctgcccactagcttttagcctgctctatataagaaagctaaatcctagtgagcagcaGAGGgatcaggtcctttagcccactaggatttagactgttttatataagaaaacagcactcatttccccccctcctttatctgagagcaggaagctaggtcacgtgtggtgcagacacaggaacagctacagacacaggctcgctcccgtgcacttagctcctcctccctcccccctgagagcaggcagctactcacttgggaaatgagcagataatcccaagggccatagaaacgcagtgtcaaggatgaagtgaataaattaagatagtggacaaacaaagcagttttgctgaagcagtgtatttaggaaaagtcttaaatccatgttaacaagcagtatagataggatccttgttatgggacaacccctttaaggcatcaaacttttccaaatACAATACTTGTGATTGAGCAGTAGTACCCTAGAGGGTATATTTCAGTAGTAGcctaaagcgtaactaaacttttggacaacttttggtatttgtgtcataaataaattttgtaatttactttattaacaaattttggatcctttatgtgaaatcctgcattttttttttctttttactctttcccttgtttttgTATTAAGAGCGgtctctgcctctcactgaatgttacccttcgttcacatctgtgttcggtattctattcggaatgaggacccccccctccaacagaataccgaacgcaactgcaagcgctgtgccgtgaaagcactcggaccccatagactataatggagtccatgtgcttgctgcgcgctgcccgcaccAATAATGTGGACACGAAAGTAGATAGTGAAtgactttcctgtccacatgatccctgcggagatgtggcggcaagcacacggacccccagatgtgaacgaggccttactgtgTACAGAGTAAGGGGCTGTGaaagatgtagagaaaatgagggagggaaggggtcacttcaaacagttatgtcTTGGATattataaaacgtacaaacttgcttttggtgtcata includes the following:
- the CREBRF gene encoding CREB3 regulatory factor — encoded protein: MYTFRDTKKEKLVRRSLENKNTHLGLGLEELDFEMPQPSVSGMDPPFGDAFRSPAFAEQTLMSTELLASSSDPDFMYELDRELGYQQSPTDNFLMLEECKDLESLDSFADILGSSPSLTSHWEQWDTYCEDLTKYTKLTSYDIWGTKEVDYLGLDDFSSPYQDEEVISKTPTLAQLNSEDSQSVVDSLCYPEGLLGAKATFLPGKKMSSGRVTAPVSASKTSSPDMPSADCSLKAAKATASTQMAAKTNISCEEKINIHVECKDYVKKAKVKISTVLPTRPTSTVVALDAAKENTCFCGAMAKKQERTIGETSLGRKSCAILPFRETQKLFCPPQNVVTIGAVEGNVTVAASVSDPSQKKEEHNYSLFVSEGLTESVKSDGPREEEEEEEEEVDLDEEDHDEGFGSEHELSENEEEEEEEEEEEDFEDDKDDISDTFSEPGYENDSVDDLKGITAVSSRKRGKRRYFWEYSEQLMPSQQETMLRPSEWNRDTLPSNMYQKNGLHHGKYTVKKSRRTDVEDLTPNPKKLLQIGGELRKLNKVISDLTPVSELPVTARPRSRKEKNKLASRACRLKKKAQYEANKVKLWGLNTEYNNLLFVINSIKQEIMSRMQIPWEEWSASMEQKLDNLIKDTLGSSVAGQTSEFVNQVLEKTSEGDPTGGLVGLRIPTSKV